TTGCCCTCAGCGTGTTTTTGGGGCGCAACGACCACGTAGCGTTAGAACCACCATTCAGCACGAGATTTCCGCGACTCACAATTTGCCGACTGCTCTGACCGAATGCGGGCAGCACGCCCAGAAGCTGGTCCTCTTGCGATGCGACAAAATCTGCCGAACCCTCACTATGTTCTTGCCGGAAATGCACTTGAGTGCACAGTGTGAAGCGGGCATTCGGTGGTGACTCGAATGCATTGATCGAATCCGAGTTTGAAATCAGGTATCCGGAAAAATGTAGTTCGTTGTAGCGGCGTCAGTCGAGACACGATCTACCGCCAGGAGGCGCAGGGGGCTGCATATCAGTTGCTCACTTGCGAATTTGGGACATGCAGTCGGACACAGTCAAACGTCGCGGAGTGAATATAGCGGGATGCAGCGGTGGTGTTCCGGCGAAACTCCTGTTCCTTTGCCTTTCCGCGTGTCTGTTTGCGACACATTTACATGCGGGGCAAACGCCGGTGGCTATGAGTCAAGTACGAGGGACAGCGTTTGTTCAGGATTCGATGGGCCAGTCCTACATCGTCAACGCAAAGGTGACGCTGAAGGGACCGGCAGTCATGGAAACAGAAACGGACGAGGGCGGCAAATTCGCATTTCCAGAGGTGCAGCCTGGGACGTACACCATTGAAGTCGCGGCACCGGGACTAGTAGCAACTCAGGTCGTGACGATTGAGATGGGCAAGGCCTCTGAAATCTCGCTGGACTTAAAGCCCATGACAGTCCAGGACTCCGTCACAGTAACGTCTACCGCAAACGACGCGCAAGCGACCTCTCCATCTCCATCCGGAACGGTCACATCTAGCACGCTCCAGACTGCACCGAACGTCGATGATCGAGCTGAGAGCATCCTGCCGACGCTTCCTGGCGTCGTGCGTGGGCCAGACGGACGCATCAACATGAAAGGTGCCCGGAATACGCAGAGCGGAGCGTTGGTGAACAGCGCCAACGCAACCGACCCCGCGACAGGCAGTCCAGGATTTGCCGTACCTATTGATGTCGTGTCTTCGGTGCAGGTGATTTCCAATCCCTACGATCCCCAATACGGAAAGCTCACCGGCGCGGTTGCCACCATAGAGACAACGACTAGTGATTTCGAAAAATTCCACCTCTCCGTCCAAAACTTTATTCCACGCGTCCGGGTCCGTGACGGCTCGGTATTCGGGGTTGGCTCCGCTACGCCTCGCATGACATTCACCGGTCCCATCTGGGGTGACCACATTGCCTTCACTCAGTCGCTGGAATATCGATTCGTAAGAACTCCTGTAAATAGTCTGCCGCCGTTTGAACGGGATACGACACTCGCAAGCTTTAATTCGTACACCCAGCTCGATTTCAACCTAAGCCCCAAACAAACGGCGACCATCTCCGCCGCGGTGTACCCGCAGCGCCTGCAGTACATGGGTTTGAACACATTTACGCCACAGCAATCCACGTCGGACTATCACCAGCGCGGTTACCAGCTGTATGGACAGCACCGGTATCTCACGGGAAATGAAAGCGTCCTGACTTCACAATTCAGCTACAAAGAATTTGATGTGGATCTCACTCCGGCAGGCTCCGGTCCTTACCAGCTCATGCTGGAGACGACCGAAGGTGGATTCTTCGATTCTCAGAAGCGCCGAGCTTCACGTTTCGACTGGGAAGAAATGTACCAATTCAGTCCGCAGCATTTTCTCGGAACCCACCAATGGCACATCGGCTTGGAATACGCGTACTCCAGTTACAGTGGCGTCCAGTCGTTTTCGCCGGTCGAGATCCAAGGGGCTCAGGCAACTCCGATCGAGCGAATCACCTTCACGGGCGACGGTGAAGCTCATGTGTCGCAGCAAGAAGTCACCTGGTTTGCTGCGGATCAGTGGACCGTTTCTCCACGACTGCTCTTGGATCTTGGGCTGCGCTTTGACAGCGATACCGTGACAAGTTCCGTGCACGCCGCTCCGCGTGTCGGCTTCCAGCTGGCTCTGACCCGCAGTGGGCGAACGATGCTGCGAGGGGGAATCGGGGAGTTCTACGACCGTGTGCCCTTGATGATCCCAGCTTTCCAGTGGTTGCCAGAACGGACTGTGTCTATTCTCGATCCCGCGGGTCAGGTGACCGGCTCAACCGCTTATACCAACAAGGTTCTCGGCGGTCTGCGCAACCCACGAAGCACCGCGTGGAATTTAGCGCTCAGCCAAAAGGTATCCAGCGGACTGTTGCTCCAGGTGGGTTACGAGCAACGCACTACAGCTGACGATTTCGTGCTTTCTGCCGTCGATACCGGCGCCGGCACCGGACGGATCACGCTTTCGAACAATGGAGGTCAGTCCTACAAGGAATTACAAGTAAGCGGGCGCTACCAGTTCCACAAGCACCTCGTCAATGCCTCCTATGTGCGTTCGCGCGCGTATGGAGATCTGAACGATTTCTTTCAGTTTTTCGGGAACGTTGCAAAACCGGTCATTCAACCCAACGGGCAGGGGCGTTTGTCGTTCGATGCTCCCAACCGTCTCCTGCTTTCCGGCGAATTCCAAGCACCATGGAAGCTGATGTTTGCTCCCGTGTTCGATCTGCACACTGGATTTCCCTATTCGGTACAAAACGAGTTTCGCGAATATGTAGGACCACGGAACACGCGGCGTTTTCCCGAGTTTTCGTCCTTTGACCTGCAAGTCTCGCGGCCAGTGTCGATCCCGCTGGGGGAACGCAGGATCAGAGCGCGCGTGGGCTTCGCCGTTTTCAACCTCTTCAATCACTTCAATCCGCGCGATGTGCAGACCATCGAGGAGAGCGCTCGTTTTGGGGGGTTCTTCAACAATGCCTGGCGCGAATATCGCGGGAAATTCACTGTGGAGTTCTAATTTATGAGAATTCGAACCGCCGTAATTTTATTGCTCGCGTTGGGTTCCACAACGATAGCTCATGCACAGCAAGCCCCGACTCCCTACGCGGACGAGGTCATCGCAAAGCTGATGGACCATAACGGCCAAAGAGATAAGTTGGGCGGGGGCTACACCGGGACGAGACGCTACGTTCTTGAGAATCAGCACTTGAATAAGCGAGCTGAACTGCGTGTCAGCGTCAAGTGCGATCCCGACGGAACGAAGCATTTCGAAGTTGTTTCGGAACAGGGTTGGAGCTCCGCGAATAAGCGAGTGCTACGCAAGATGCTTGAATCCGAGACGGAGACTTCACGGCCGCAGGTTCGCCCCTCGACCAGCCTTACTCCCGAGAATTATCGCTTCCAGATGCTCGCGAGCGAATTCTTAGAAGCTCGTCCGGTCTACCTGATCCAAGTTCTGCCGAAGCGTGAGGACAAATACCTGTTCGAGGGTCGCATCTGGATCGATGCTGAGGATTTCGCGGTCGTTCGAGTCGAGGGCAAACCAGCAAAAAATCCTTCTTTCTGGACGAACAGCGTTCATTTCGTGCAGCAGTATCACAAATCCGGCGACTTTTGGTTCCCCTTCTCGACGGAAAGCGTGACAGAAGCCCGCATCTTTGGAAAGACAGAGGTCACTATCAGCTATTTCGACTATCAACCGAATTCGGCTGCTGGGTCGTCCCTATCGGCTAAATCGGTGATAAATCAGGTTGAGGCAAATTATGCTAAAAAGTAATGTTGCTGTCATTCTTGCTGCAGGCCTGGGAAGCCGCCTGAACAGCGTCTCGGGTTTGCTTCCTAAGCCACTCGTACGATTCGAGGGTATTCCGATGCTTCAGCACGTCATGTCCGGAGCGAAGCAGGCAGGAATTGAACGCTTCGTGATCGTTGTCGGGCATCAGGGCGATATCGTGCGTCGCTGGTTCGCAGGCAGTTCG
This Terriglobales bacterium DNA region includes the following protein-coding sequences:
- a CDS encoding TonB-dependent receptor; translated protein: MSQVRGTAFVQDSMGQSYIVNAKVTLKGPAVMETETDEGGKFAFPEVQPGTYTIEVAAPGLVATQVVTIEMGKASEISLDLKPMTVQDSVTVTSTANDAQATSPSPSGTVTSSTLQTAPNVDDRAESILPTLPGVVRGPDGRINMKGARNTQSGALVNSANATDPATGSPGFAVPIDVVSSVQVISNPYDPQYGKLTGAVATIETTTSDFEKFHLSVQNFIPRVRVRDGSVFGVGSATPRMTFTGPIWGDHIAFTQSLEYRFVRTPVNSLPPFERDTTLASFNSYTQLDFNLSPKQTATISAAVYPQRLQYMGLNTFTPQQSTSDYHQRGYQLYGQHRYLTGNESVLTSQFSYKEFDVDLTPAGSGPYQLMLETTEGGFFDSQKRRASRFDWEEMYQFSPQHFLGTHQWHIGLEYAYSSYSGVQSFSPVEIQGAQATPIERITFTGDGEAHVSQQEVTWFAADQWTVSPRLLLDLGLRFDSDTVTSSVHAAPRVGFQLALTRSGRTMLRGGIGEFYDRVPLMIPAFQWLPERTVSILDPAGQVTGSTAYTNKVLGGLRNPRSTAWNLALSQKVSSGLLLQVGYEQRTTADDFVLSAVDTGAGTGRITLSNNGGQSYKELQVSGRYQFHKHLVNASYVRSRAYGDLNDFFQFFGNVAKPVIQPNGQGRLSFDAPNRLLLSGEFQAPWKLMFAPVFDLHTGFPYSVQNEFREYVGPRNTRRFPEFSSFDLQVSRPVSIPLGERRIRARVGFAVFNLFNHFNPRDVQTIEESARFGGFFNNAWREYRGKFTVEF